GAGAACTCGACCAGCCGGGTGCTCCTCAAGCCGGCCGCCCCCGGCACGGGCGTGATCGCGGGGACGGTGCCCCGTTCCATCGCCGAACTCGCGGGCATCACCAACATGCTGTCCAAGGAACTCGGCAGCCGCAACAAGGTCAACGTGGCCTACGCGGTGTTCGACGGCCTGAAAAACCTCCGCACCGCCAAGCAGGTGCGCGCGATTCGCGGCATCACGGCCCCGGCGGCGCAGCCCACCCAGGCCGGAGGTGCCCAGTGACCGCCCCCGCCCAGACCGTAAAGGTGACCCTGAGGCGCAGCGTGATCGGTCGCCCCAAGAATCAGGTCGAGACCGTCAAGGCGCTGGGCCTGCGCAAGATCGGTGACAGCCGTGAGCTGACCGATACCCCCTCGGTGCGCGGCATGATCAAGACCGTGGCGCACCTCCTGGAGGTGGAAGCGTGAAACTGCACGAACTTACCCCCGCGCCGGGGAGCCGCAAGAACCGCAAGCGCGTGGGCCGTGGCCCCGGCGGCACCGACAAGACCGCCGGGCGCGGGCACAAGGGCCAGAAGGCGCGCAGCGGTGCGGGCAAGGGCCAGTTCTTCGAGGGCGGCCGCTCGACACTGATCAGCCGCCTGCCCAAGCGCGGCTTCAACAACGTCGGCACGACGTACGAGGTGATCAACCTCTCGCAGCTCGACCGCGTGGAGGGGGAGACCCTCGACCGCGCCGCGTTGGAGCGGGCGGGCCTGGTGCGCCGCAAGAACCGTCCCCTCAAACTCCTCGCCCGGGGTGAGGTGACCCGCGCCGTGACGATCCACGTCGATGCCGCCTCCGAAGCCGCCGTCCAGGCGGTGCAGGCGGCAGGTGGGCGGGTCATCCTGAACGCCAGCACGGATACGGGCAGCGAGAACGCCGAGCAGGCGGGCTAACATGCTGCGCGCCTTCCGTGACGCGTTCCGGATTCCGGACCTGCGGCGGAAGATTGTCTTCACCCTGCTGCTGCTCGCCGTGTACCGCCTCGGGAGCACCATCCCGACCCCCGGCGTGAACACCGCAGCCCTCGAACAGGCCACCTCGGGTGGCCTTTTCGGGTTGATCAGCCTGATCTCGGGCGGCAATCTTTCGCAGTTCTCGATCTTCGCCCTCGGCGTGCTGCCCTACATCACGGCGAGCATCGTCATCCAGCTTCTGACCACCACCGTCCCCACCCTGGAGAAACTCAGCAAGGAGGGCGAGGAGGGTCGCAAGAAGATCAACCAGTACACCCGCTACGCCGCCGTGGGGCTGGGGACGTTGCAGGCGCTGTTCTTCTCGCTGTACATCACCAGCAATCCGGCCTTCGTCGCGGTGGGCTGGGACCCTGGCCTCTTTACCGTCCTCGTGATGGTGCTGACCCAGGTGGCGGGCATCGCGTTCACCCTGTGGATCGGCGAGCGCATCACTGAAGTCGGCGTCGGCAACGGCATCAGCCTGATCATCACGGCGGGGATCATCGCCAACTACCCGCGCGAGATCGCGGCGACCGGGCAGCTCTTCCGCACCGAACAGGTCTCGCTGCTCCAGATTCTGGCCTTTGCCGCCGTCATCCTGGTGACCATCGCGGGCATCGTGTACGTGTACCAGGGCGAGCGGCGGGTGCCCGTCACCTACGCGCGGGCACGGGGCGGGGCTCCGGGCGGCGCGGCGCGCAATCTGGGCGGGCAGGCGACCTGGCTCCCCATCAAGGTGAACCAGGCGGGCGTGATTCCGGTGATCTTCGCCTCGGCCATGCTGATCATCCCCAACCTGATCGGCAGCGCCACGACGACGCGCGCCCCCGGGGTCAACGCCTTCATCCAGACGTATCTCACGCCGGGAGCGCCGTGGTACCTCGCGCTGGAGGCCCTGCTGATCTTCGGGTTCACGTACCTGTATAACAGCGTGCAGTTCGATCCACGGCGGATCAGCGAACAGCTCCGCGAGGCGGGCGGTTTCATCCCCGGCGTGCGTCCGGGCACGCCCACCGCCGAGTACCTGGGCGGGATCAGCGGTCGCCTGAGCCTCTGGGGCGCGATCTTTCTGGTGATCCTGACGATCGTGCCACAGATCGTCCAGAGGCTGACGGGCATCACGACCTTCCAGTTCAGCGGCACGGGCCTGCTGATCATCGTGGGCGTGGCGCTCGAAACCCTCAAGCAGCTTGAGGCCCAGCTCACGGTGCGGCGCTACGACGGCTTCATCAGCAAGGGCCGGATCCGCGGGCGCCTGAACAACTGAGAAGACCTCGACTTGAGCCGCTCACCCGCGTGGTGGGCGGTTTTCGACGTCACCCGGTCGAGAACAGGGCTGGGCAGGAACGTGCAGGTCCTCACCTTCGGCCCTATGCTGTACACCCACAGGAGGCAGCAGTGACGCAACGCAAGAACAAGGTCGTGATCTTTCTCGGCCCGCCCGGCGCGGGCAAGGGGACCCAGGCCGAACGCCTCGCCCGCGAGGGGGGCCTGACCAAGATCAGCACCGGGGACATCCTGCGCGACCACGTGGCGCGCGGCACCGAACTCGGGCGGCGGGTCAAACCCATCCTCGACGCGGGGCAGCTCGTGCCCGACGACATCCTGATCGCCCTGATCCGTGACCGCCTCGCGGGGATGGAGCCCGTCCGGGTGATCTTCGACGGCTTCCCCCGCACGACCGCGCAGGCCGAGGCGCTCGACATGCTGCTGGAGGAACTGGGCGCCCCGGTGAGTGCCGTACCCCTCCTCGAGGTCCCCGACGAGGTGCTGATCGAGCGCATCGTGGAGCGCGGGCGGCAGGCGGTCGCTGCCGGGCAGACGCCCCGCGCCGACGACACCGAGGAGGTCGCCCGCAGACGCCAGCAGGTCTACCGCGAGCAGACCCAACCCCTGATCGACTACTACGGGGGGCGCAGCCACCTGCGGCACGTGGACGGGGTGGGCACGATGGACGAGGTGTACGGGCGTATCATGCAGACGATGCCCTGACAGCGGTAACCCCATAAATTGAAGACGGTAGGGACGCGGGAGAGAAGGGGCTTCCCGCGTCCTCGTTTTGGCTGCTTGCGGACCTGAACTGTGACTCGCGCTTGCCTGTTGCCCGGAGGGCGTGCTAACTTCTCCTTTGGCTTGTACCAAGCCTGGAGGTTGCGTGGCGAGACGAAAGATGCCGGAACAGCGGGAGAAGCGCAAGAAGGAAGAGTCCGACACCGTGCGGGCGGAGGGCGTGGTCGAAGAGGCGCTGCCGAACACCACGTTCCGGGTGAAGCTCGACACCGGGCACGATATTCTGGCGTACATCAGCGGCAAGATGCGCATTCACTACATCCGCATTCTGCCGGGGGACCGCGTGGTTCTGGAGATCAGCCCGTACGACACGTCGCGCGGGCGTATCGTCTACCGCAAGTAGGCCGACAGGCACGGGTACCCAACAGATTCCCCGCAAAGGCCAGCGTGCCACCCTGGGGGGTCGAGCGCTGCCGGGCGCGCCACCATGATGGGTGGTGACGTGAGGCGGCTGCGAGGAGGAAGCATGAAAGTTCGCAGCAGTGTCAAGAGGATGTGTGACAACTGCAAGGTGATCCGCCGTCACGGGCGCGTGGTGGTCATCTGCACCAATGTCAAGCACAAGCAGAGGCAGGGCTGAGATGGCGCGCGTTGCCGGAGTGGACCTTCCGCGCGAGAAGCGGATCGAGATCGCCCTGACCTACATCTACGGGATCGGCCTGACCCGTGCCAAGGAGGTGCTGGCGCAGACGGGCGTAAGTCCCGATACCCGCGTCAAGAACCTCTCGGAAGCCGAGCAGAGCACGCTGCGTGACGCCATCGAGCGGACCTACAAGGTCGAGGGTGACCTGCGCAGCGAGATCGGCCAGAACATCAAGCGCCTGATGGACATCGGCGCCTACCGCGGCCTGCGTCACCGCCGCGGCCTGCCGGTGCGCGGCCAGCGCACGAAGACGAACGCCCGCACCCGCAAGGGCCCGCGCAAGACCGTCGCCGGCAAGAAGAAAGCGACGAGGAAGTAACGTATGGCGAGACCGACCAAGGGCAAGACCCCCCGCCGCGCCCGGCGCAACATCAGCGCGGGCCGCGCGTACGTCAGCGCGAGCTACAACAACACCATCGTGACGATCACCGACCTCGACGGCAATTCCGTCGCGTGGTCGAGCGGCGGCACCATCGGCTACAAGGGCAGCAAGAAGGGGACGCCCTACGCCGCCCAGCTCGCCGCCGCCGACGCGGTGAAAAAGGCCCAGCAGACCTTCGGCATGAACGTCGTGGACGTGATCGTGCGCGGCACCGGCTCGGGCCGCGAGCAGGCGATCCGCGCCATTCAGGCCTCGGGCATCGAGGTCAAGTCGATCATGGACGACAGCCCCGTGCCCCACAACGGCTGCCGTCCCAAGAAGAAGTTCCGCGCCTAGAGCGCGGCGCCGCCGCCCACCTGCCCCGTTTCCGCTGTGCCCTCATCCCACTATTTCGGGGCACTGAAGCCGCACCACCGGCGAGGAGACGGGCACCAGAGGGCGGCAGACCCGGTGACTGCCAGTCAGGGCAGCATCGCAAGGAGAATGGAAGCATGGGTCGTTTTCGTGGATCGATTACCAAGCTCAGCCGCCGCGAGGGCATCAACCTTGCGGAGACCGAGAAAGTCCAGAAGTACCTCGACCGCCGCCCCTACGCGCCCGGCCAGCACGGCCAGCGCCGGGGCCGGGGCCGTCCCAGCGACTACAGCGTGCGTCTGCGGGAAAAGCAGAAGCTCTCCCGCCTGTACGGCATGAGTGAAAAGCAGTTTCGCAACCTCTTCGAGGAGGCGGCGAACGTTCCCGGCGTGACGGGCACGGTGTTCCTGCAACTGCTGGAGCGCCGCCTGGATAACGTGGTCTTCCGGATGGGCTTCGCCAGCACCCGCCGTCAGGCCCGGCAGTTCGTCGGGCACGGGCACGTGCTGGTGAACGGCAAGAAGGTGGACATCCCCTCCTACCGGGTGAAGATCGGCGACGAGATCAGCGTCTCCGAGAAGAGCCGCCAGATGGGCTTCATCCAGGAGAACATGGAGGCGCAAAAGCGCCGCCGCACCAGCCCCTGGATCGAGCTGAACCCCGACACTTTCAGCGGCACCTTCTCGCGCCTGCCCGCGCGCGAGGACCTGGCGCTGCCTATTAACGAGAACTTCATCATCGAGTATTACTCGCGCTAAGGGAGGCCCCAGTGGACCAAAAGCGCCCCCAACTCAAGGCCCGCGTGGACGGCGATTACGGCGAGTTCGTGCTCGAACCGCTCGCGCGCGGCTACGGGGTCACCATCGGGAACCCCGTCCGGCGCATCCTGATGTCCTCGATTCCCGGCACCGCCGTGACGAGCGTGTACATCGAGGACGTGCTCCACGAATTCTCGACCATCCCCGGCGTCCGCGAGGATGTCATCCGCATCATCCTCAACCTCAAGGAACTCGTCGTGAAGTTCCACTCGCCCGGCCCCAAGACGCTGACGCTGCGCGCCCAGGGTGAGGGCGTGGTGCGGGCGAGCGCCTTCGAGGTGCCCAGCGACGCCGAGATCGTCAACCCCGACCTCGTGATCGCGACCCTCGCCGAGGACGGCAAGCTGGTCATGGAGGTGCGCGTGGAGGAAGGCGAGGGCTACGTCCCCGCCGACAAGCACGCCACCAAGGACCGCATCAACTCGATCCCCGTCGACGCCGTGTTTTCGCCGGTGCG
This region of Deinococcus aestuarii genomic DNA includes:
- the rpmD gene encoding 50S ribosomal protein L30 gives rise to the protein MTAPAQTVKVTLRRSVIGRPKNQVETVKALGLRKIGDSRELTDTPSVRGMIKTVAHLLEVEA
- the rplO gene encoding 50S ribosomal protein L15, whose amino-acid sequence is MKLHELTPAPGSRKNRKRVGRGPGGTDKTAGRGHKGQKARSGAGKGQFFEGGRSTLISRLPKRGFNNVGTTYEVINLSQLDRVEGETLDRAALERAGLVRRKNRPLKLLARGEVTRAVTIHVDAASEAAVQAVQAAGGRVILNASTDTGSENAEQAG
- the secY gene encoding preprotein translocase subunit SecY, yielding MLRAFRDAFRIPDLRRKIVFTLLLLAVYRLGSTIPTPGVNTAALEQATSGGLFGLISLISGGNLSQFSIFALGVLPYITASIVIQLLTTTVPTLEKLSKEGEEGRKKINQYTRYAAVGLGTLQALFFSLYITSNPAFVAVGWDPGLFTVLVMVLTQVAGIAFTLWIGERITEVGVGNGISLIITAGIIANYPREIAATGQLFRTEQVSLLQILAFAAVILVTIAGIVYVYQGERRVPVTYARARGGAPGGAARNLGGQATWLPIKVNQAGVIPVIFASAMLIIPNLIGSATTTRAPGVNAFIQTYLTPGAPWYLALEALLIFGFTYLYNSVQFDPRRISEQLREAGGFIPGVRPGTPTAEYLGGISGRLSLWGAIFLVILTIVPQIVQRLTGITTFQFSGTGLLIIVGVALETLKQLEAQLTVRRYDGFISKGRIRGRLNN
- a CDS encoding adenylate kinase; its protein translation is MTQRKNKVVIFLGPPGAGKGTQAERLAREGGLTKISTGDILRDHVARGTELGRRVKPILDAGQLVPDDILIALIRDRLAGMEPVRVIFDGFPRTTAQAEALDMLLEELGAPVSAVPLLEVPDEVLIERIVERGRQAVAAGQTPRADDTEEVARRRQQVYREQTQPLIDYYGGRSHLRHVDGVGTMDEVYGRIMQTMP
- the infA gene encoding translation initiation factor IF-1 produces the protein MPEQREKRKKEESDTVRAEGVVEEALPNTTFRVKLDTGHDILAYISGKMRIHYIRILPGDRVVLEISPYDTSRGRIVYRK
- the rpmJ gene encoding 50S ribosomal protein L36, whose translation is MKVRSSVKRMCDNCKVIRRHGRVVVICTNVKHKQRQG
- the rpsM gene encoding 30S ribosomal protein S13, whose protein sequence is MARVAGVDLPREKRIEIALTYIYGIGLTRAKEVLAQTGVSPDTRVKNLSEAEQSTLRDAIERTYKVEGDLRSEIGQNIKRLMDIGAYRGLRHRRGLPVRGQRTKTNARTRKGPRKTVAGKKKATRK
- the rpsK gene encoding 30S ribosomal protein S11, whose protein sequence is MARPTKGKTPRRARRNISAGRAYVSASYNNTIVTITDLDGNSVAWSSGGTIGYKGSKKGTPYAAQLAAADAVKKAQQTFGMNVVDVIVRGTGSGREQAIRAIQASGIEVKSIMDDSPVPHNGCRPKKKFRA
- the rpsD gene encoding 30S ribosomal protein S4 — encoded protein: MGRFRGSITKLSRREGINLAETEKVQKYLDRRPYAPGQHGQRRGRGRPSDYSVRLREKQKLSRLYGMSEKQFRNLFEEAANVPGVTGTVFLQLLERRLDNVVFRMGFASTRRQARQFVGHGHVLVNGKKVDIPSYRVKIGDEISVSEKSRQMGFIQENMEAQKRRRTSPWIELNPDTFSGTFSRLPAREDLALPINENFIIEYYSR
- a CDS encoding DNA-directed RNA polymerase subunit alpha; translation: MDQKRPQLKARVDGDYGEFVLEPLARGYGVTIGNPVRRILMSSIPGTAVTSVYIEDVLHEFSTIPGVREDVIRIILNLKELVVKFHSPGPKTLTLRAQGEGVVRASAFEVPSDAEIVNPDLVIATLAEDGKLVMEVRVEEGEGYVPADKHATKDRINSIPVDAVFSPVRRVAYHVENTRVGQQTDLDRLILRVWTDGSTGPQDALDKAVEILRDELTVFGNVETLPVATVPDVQPVYTPAVSTTLPSVYDLPRQPELSINPQPYPADLDTPRVTLEGLGLTTRVLHSLKEEGIDSVDALCALSDRDLKKVPGIGERSLDEIKQQLAQFGLALRD